A stretch of DNA from Bacteroidota bacterium:
GCATTATAATATTACCCAAAATGGTTCTTACAATGTTTGTATCAAAATAAAAGATACCTGTAATAATTGTGATACCACCATTTGCAGCAAACGCACGATTACCTGTTTTAACTCAACTTGCAACTGGGCTGCCCGTTATCCCAATACTTATTTTAAAGACACTTGTTATAGTGACACTGGAAGGTTGACAGGATATGTTTCTTTTAATAGCAATTTAAGTAAATGTTTTAAGTATGCATGGACACTAAATGGGAATAGCATTGGCACAAATTCATTATATATTTTATATAATGTTACACAAAACGGAACTTATAACCTTTGCTGTAAAGTAACCGACACCTGTAATAATTGTGATACAACATTTTGTAGTAGCCGTGTTATTAGTTGTATCAGTAATAAAACTTGTAACTGGGCAACACGAAATCCTTATGCAACTTTTTGGGACAGTTGCACAAGCGGTGCCCAATCGTTGAATGCATATATAGTATTTAAAAATTACAGCACCAGTTGTTTCAAATATAAATGGAGCGTTAACGGAACTTTAGTAGATAGTAATAAATATATTTTCAACTATCAAATTACACAAAATGGTACCTACGAATTATGTGTAAAAATAATTGATACCTGTAATAATTGTGATACCACCATTTGCAGCAAACGCACCATTACCTGTTTTGGTAATAACTCAACTTGCAATTGGGCAAGTAGATATCCATATTTAAATCACTTTGATACCTGTACCAGCACGGTGCAATCGCTTAATGCTTATGTAGCTTTTAAATATAGTACAAGTTGTTTTAAATATCAATGGACTGTAAATGGGAATAGTGCCGGCACCAATTCGAATTATATTAATTATTCAATCAAACAAAATGGTACTTATGAAGTATGTATTAAAATAACGGATACTTGCAATAAATGCGATACCACTATATGCAGCAAACGCACTTTCAGTTGTTTTGGTAACAATTCTAACTGTAATTGGGCTAGTAAGTATACATATACCTATTTCTGGGATACCTGTAATAATACAACCCAGTCGCTAAATGGTTATGTATCTTTCCAAAGCAGTAGCAGCAGTTGCTTCAAATATTTGTGGACGGTGAATGGGAATAAGGTCGGGACTGGATATAAATTTAATTATCCTATCAGCCAAAATGGTTATTATAATGTGTGCATAAAAGTAATGGACACCTGCAATAATTGTGATACCACCATTTGCAGCAAACGCAACATTACCTGTATCGGTAGCAGCTCGAAATGCGATTGGGCAAGTCAAAAAGTATATACATATTTCTGGGATACTTGTAATAATACCACCCAGTCGCTCAATGGATATGTATCATTCCAAAACAGTGGTAGCAGTTGTTTCAAATATTTGTGGACAGTAAATGGAAATGTTGTGGGCAAGGGGCTTAAATTTAATTATCCAATAAGTCAAAACGGTTATTATAATGTATGTTTAAAAATTACGGATACTTGTAATAATTGTGATACCACTATTTGCAGCAAACGCTCAATTACTTGTTTCGGAAGTAGCTCTACTTGCAATTGGGCCAGTAAATACCCTTATGTATATATTTGGGATAGTTGTAATTCTAAATCAAATACAAT
This window harbors:
- a CDS encoding T9SS type A sorting domain-containing protein encodes the protein MKKLIYAILICFVSLTTFQKAKAQVCWAKAIPYATFWDSCSNNKASLNAYIYFKVSTSCFKYEWTVNGNVVDSNYLLHYNITQNGSYNVCIKIKDTCNNCDTTICSKRTITCFNSTCNWAARYPNTYFKDTCYSDTGRLTGYVSFNSNLSKCFKYAWTLNGNSIGTNSLYILYNVTQNGTYNLCCKVTDTCNNCDTTFCSSRVISCISNKTCNWATRNPYATFWDSCTSGAQSLNAYIVFKNYSTSCFKYKWSVNGTLVDSNKYIFNYQITQNGTYELCVKIIDTCNNCDTTICSKRTITCFGNNSTCNWASRYPYLNHFDTCTSTVQSLNAYVAFKYSTSCFKYQWTVNGNSAGTNSNYINYSIKQNGTYEVCIKITDTCNKCDTTICSKRTFSCFGNNSNCNWASKYTYTYFWDTCNNTTQSLNGYVSFQSSSSSCFKYLWTVNGNKVGTGYKFNYPISQNGYYNVCIKVMDTCNNCDTTICSKRNITCIGSSSKCDWASQKVYTYFWDTCNNTTQSLNGYVSFQNSGSSCFKYLWTVNGNVVGKGLKFNYPISQNGYYNVCLKITDTCNNCDTTICSKRSITCFGSSSTCNWASKYPYVYIWDSCNSKSNTINAYVSFKAKGCFKYQWKVAGNSAGNDYLMQYAITKNGTYIVCVKVTDTCNNCDTVICVSHVVTCFTNNTTCNWASRYPYTYFKDTCKNGSASLIGNISFNSNLAKCFKYQWSVNGYDKGTNIAYFNYSVTQNGTYNICVKVTDTCNNCDTTFCSSLVVTCLGNSNKCNWASKTPHVYVWDSCKSSISSVNAYVSFKVNGCYKYQWTVNGNSAGNGYILKYAIFNNGTYKICVKVTDTCNNCDTTICTSRTINCFNGLNYIDQTEGIKIYPNPTQGIVKLEWNKGNSSYVIYNVAGQSLSTGNLTNGAQTLDLSAYPTGLYILQVKTADANISKKIFLQKD